GTCCGCGTACGGCACCGGGGATCCGCCGATCCCGGCGGCGACCAACCCGATCGTCTGCGAGACGTCCGCCACCAGATAGGCCCCGACCTCGTCCGCGATCTCGCGGAAGGCCGGCCAGTCGAGCTGCCGGGGGTAGGAGATCGCCCCGGCCACGATCGCCTTGGGGCGGACCGCGCGGGCCAGCCGGCGCACCTGGTCGAGGTCGATCCGCCCGTCGTCGGCGCGGACCCCGTAGCCGGTGATGTCGAACCAGCGTCCGGAGAAGTTGGCCCGGGAGCCGTGGGTGAGGTGGCCGCCGTGCGGCAGCGACATCGCCAGCACCGCGTCGCCCGGGCGCAGCAGCGCCGCGTAGGCGGCGAGCACGGCGGCGGTGCCGCTGGACGGCTGGACGTTCGCGTGGTCGGCACCGAACAGCGCCTTCGCCCGGTCGACCGCGAGCCGCTCCACGGCGTCGGCCTGGGCGCAGCCGGTGTGGTGCCGACGGCCCGGGTAGCCCTCGGCGTACTTGTCGGCGAAGACGCTGCCGAGCAGGGCCCGGACGGCGGGCGGGGAGATGTTCTCACCGGCCAGCAGGTCCAGCTGGGTCCGGCGGCGTTCGGCCTCGGCGCCGAGGATCGCCGCCAGCGCGGGGTCCGCGGCGAGCGAGGAGCCTGCGGTCGGGGCGGGGTCTGCGGTCGGGGCGGGGTCCGGGGCGGGGGCGGGCTCCGTCGCCGGGACCGTGGTCGGGTCCTCCGTGGAGGTGGTGACCGGTGCCATCGCTCTCGCCTCGCTCCTGGCGCTGCCCCAGTGGTCTTTCGAAGCAACTCTAGGTCGGGAGAAACGGTCCTGCTCGGTCTAGACGGTCACTCGGGCGACGCCGGTCAGCGCGGTGACGATCGGGTCGAGCGCGTCGAAGATCTCCTCGCCGCAGTTGCGGAACATCCCCAGCGGCGCCCCGTAGGGGTCGTCCACCTCGTCCGCCTCCGGGGTCGCCGCCAGCAGCCAGCCGCGCAGCGCCGCCGCCGCGCTCACCAGGGCGCGGGCCCGGGTGGCCATCTCGCCGGGCTGCTCGGAGGCGTCCGGGAGGGTCGCCGGGTCTATCGCCCGCACCAGCCGGGTGAACTCCTTGAGGGTGAAGGTCCGCAGTCCGGCCGCGTGGCCCATGGAGATCACCTGGGCCCGGTGGTCCAGGGTGGCGGTCAGCACCAGGTCCGCGCCGACGACATGCTCGTCCAGCAGCTCCCGGCCGACGAAGCCGAAGGGGTCGGCGCCGTACTCGGCGAGGATCTCGGCGGCGTTGGGCTCCATCGGCGCGCCCTCGTGGCCCCAGGTGCCGGCGCTCTCCACCAGGATGTCCCCGGTCCCGGTGCCGAGCCGGTGGTCCAGCTCGTGCCGGGTCAGCCGTTCGGCGATGGGCGAGCGGCAGACGCTGCCGGTACAGACGTAGAGGATCTTGAAGGGACCGGTCCTGGGGTCCGCGCCGCCGTAGTAGGGGCGCGGTGCGGGACGGGCGTGGCGGCCGACCGACAGGGAACCGCCCAAGGGAATGACGGAACCGGACGGCGCCCCCCGTTGGGGCCCGACTCCGTGCGCTCCGTGCGCTCCGCTGCGGCTGTTCCGGCTGGGGTCGATCACCTGCCGGCCTCCACCAGGTCGGGTACCACCTCGCGGAGCTGCGCAGCGGTGACCGCGCCAGCTCGCAGCAGCACCGGGACCCGCCCGGTGACGTCGACGATGGAGGAGGGCATGCCGTGGTCCGCACGGCCCCCGTCCAGGTAGATCGAGACCTTGTCGCCGAGCTGCTCCTGGGCCTCGTCGCAGTCGGCCGGGGAGGGGCCGCCGGTCAGGTTGGCGCTGGAGACCGCGAGCGGTCCGGTGGTGTTCAGCAGCTCGATGGCGACCGGGTGCAGCGGCAT
The Streptacidiphilus albus JL83 genome window above contains:
- a CDS encoding arsenate reductase/protein-tyrosine-phosphatase family protein, giving the protein MLYVCTGSVCRSPIAERLTRHELDHRLGTGTGDILVESAGTWGHEGAPMEPNAAEILAEYGADPFGFVGRELLDEHVVGADLVLTATLDHRAQVISMGHAAGLRTFTLKEFTRLVRAIDPATLPDASEQPGEMATRARALVSAAAALRGWLLAATPEADEVDDPYGAPLGMFRNCGEEIFDALDPIVTALTGVARVTV
- a CDS encoding serine hydroxymethyltransferase, producing MAPVTTSTEDPTTVPATEPAPAPDPAPTADPAPTAGSSLAADPALAAILGAEAERRRTQLDLLAGENISPPAVRALLGSVFADKYAEGYPGRRHHTGCAQADAVERLAVDRAKALFGADHANVQPSSGTAAVLAAYAALLRPGDAVLAMSLPHGGHLTHGSRANFSGRWFDITGYGVRADDGRIDLDQVRRLARAVRPKAIVAGAISYPRQLDWPAFREIADEVGAYLVADVSQTIGLVAAGIGGSPVPYADLVCGVTHKLLGGPHGGLLLCTAELAERLDRAVSPFTQGGPAVNVLAAKALALGHASTPEFRAYAQEAVANAQVLAEALAAEGLCPLTGGTDTHLVTADARPSGLTGHEVEHRCEAAGLLLGHCAVPYEEAPPALASGVRAGTASVTTQGLGPAEMRTVAVLVGRALRADGSTAAGAAERSAVGREVRELLERFPAYPEQDGPF